Proteins encoded in a region of the Pocillopora verrucosa isolate sample1 chromosome 11, ASM3666991v2, whole genome shotgun sequence genome:
- the LOC131787298 gene encoding succinate--CoA ligase [GDP-forming] subunit beta, mitochondrial-like → MAALPRYGTMSTICRKCVGLTNRFWLRSSQASAVSITPVRWLNLQEFQSKKLMADNGLHVQRFKVAESGKEAVAIAKELNAKEFVLKAQILAGGRGKGTFTSGLQGGVHLTSDPEKIGELTDQMVGYNLTTKQTPPDGVLVQKVMVAESYDISRETYLAILMDRGYQGPVIVGSPKGGVDIEEVAEKTPEHIHKVAVDIFKGITDKDARYLAEKLEFQGPLLEEAAEQIKALYKLFLKVDATQVEINPFGETPDGKVVCFDAKFNFDDSAKFRQKEVFAMDDQSESDPREVEAGKYDLNYIGLDGNIACLVNGAGLAMATMDIIKLHGGTPANFLDLGGGVKEEGVFQAFNIVTKDPRVKSILVNIFGGIVNCATVADGITSAYKKLKVNVPVVVRLEGTNVEEAKRILRDSGMPLIPADDMDDAAQKAVTSLTN, encoded by the exons atggcggcctTACCCCGTTATGGAACCATGTCCACAATTTGCAGAAAGTGTGTGGGGCTAACTAACAGATTTTGGCTTCGATCTTCGCAG GCCAGTGCAGTTAGTATTACTCCAGTCAGATGGCTGAATCTCCAAGAATTCCAGAGCAAAAAATTAATGGCAGACAATGGTCTTCATGTGCAGCGATTTAAAGTTGCAGAAAGTGGTAAAGAGGCAGTTGCAATTGCCAAGGAACTGA ATGCTAAAGAATTTGTACTAAAAGCACAAATCCTTGCTGGTGGAAGAGGCAAGGGAACATTCACTAGTGGCCTTCAAGGAGGTGTTCATTTGACATCAGA TCCAGAAAAAATTGGTGAATTGACAGACCAGATGGTGGGATACAActtaacaacaaaacaaacacctCCTGATGGAGTGCTTGTGCAAAAG GTAATGGTAGCAGAGAGTTATGACATTTCACGTGAGACCTATTTAGCCATTTTAATGGACAGAGGTTATCAAGGACCTGTTATTGTGGGAAGTCCTAAAGGTGGCGTAGATATCGAGGAAGTCGCAGAAAAAACACCTGAACACATACACAAG gtTGCTGTTGACATCTTTAAGGGGATCACTGACAAAGATGCAAGATACCTTGCGgagaaattagaatttcaagGACCTTTGTTAGAAGAA GCCGCAGAACAGATAAAGGCACTTTATAAGCTGTTTCTTAAAGTCGATGCAACACAAGTAGAAATTAATCCTTTTGGTGAAACACCTGACGGAAAAG TTGTTTGCTTTGACGCTAAGTTCAACTTTGACGACAGTGCCAAGTTCCGACAGAAGGAAGTGTTTGCAATGGATGATCAGAGTGAAAGCGACCCACGAGAGGTGGAGGCTGGAAAGTATGACCTGAATTATATTGGCCTGGATGGAAACATTGCCTGTCTTG TGAATGGCGCCGGGTTAGCGATGGCAACCATGGACATCATCAAACTTCACGGGGGTACCCCAGCGAACTTCTTAGATCTTGGGGGTGGAGTGAAGGAGGAAGGAGTCTTTCAAGCTTTCAACATTGTAACAAAGGACCCTAGA GTAAAATCTATTTTGGTGAATATATTTGGCGGCATCGTCAACTGTGCCACCGTAGCAGATGGAATCACTTCAGCGTACAAAAAACTCAAGGTTAATGTTCCTGTAGTGGTGCGTTTAGAAG GTACAAATGTGGAAGAGGCCAAAAGAATTCTCAGAGATAGCGGAATGCCGCTGATCCCAGCAGATGATATGGATGACGCGGCCCAAAAAGCAGTCACAAGTCTTACGAACTAA
- the LOC131787301 gene encoding sulfotransferase 1B1-like isoform X2, translating to MSEHFTVIQEKEGEFFAPRQALIHGVRLSFYVPNIDKDFERDLSRFETRSEDIYVVSFPKSGTTWVQEIVWQILNDGKISEERVESRYSFLETSQLFDRPGDESDEQKVSVTSRPSPRLIKSHLPYHVIPKSKEERKRNSYGFWSDHVLPWWKHRDEPYVLFLKYEDLKKDLCGNVRLISEFLEKPLSDEMIRKIAHQCTFAEMKKNSNSYVISAYATKPNFLRKGQIGDWKSLFSEELNKQFEETFLTKLNGTGLHFDTE from the exons ATGTCGGAACATTTCACAGTCATTCAAGAAAAGGAAGGAGAGTTCTTTGCACCACGACAAGCTTTGATTCATGGCGTACGATTATCATTTTATGTGCCCAACATTGATAAAGACTTTGAGAGGGACTTGAGTCGTTTTGAAACCCGATCAGAGGATATTTATGTGGttagttttccaaaatcag gaacAACCTGGGTGCAAGAAATTGTCTGGCAAATACTCAACGATGGAAAAATCAGCGAAGAAAGGGTGGAAAGTCGCTATTCCTTTTTGGAAACAAGTCAGCTCTTCGATAGGCCCGGAGACGAGTCAGACGAGCAGAAGGTCTCCGTGACTTCTCGGCCCAGTCCCCGCTTAATTAAGTCACATCTTCCTTATCATGTGATTCCAAAGAGTAaagaggagagaaaaagaa ATTCATATGGCTTTTGGTCTGATCACGTGTTGCCCTGGTGGAAACACAGAGATGAACCTTACGTCTTATTTCTCAAATATGAAGATTTAAAGAAG GATCTTTGTGGTAACGTTCGACTAATCAGCGAATTTCTCGAGAAGCCACTTTCAGATGAAATGATCCGCAAAATCGCCCACCAGTGTACGTTTgcggaaatgaagaaaaactccAACTCTTATGTCATTTCGGCATATGCTACAAAACCAAACTTCCTTCGCAAGGGTCAGATTGGAGACTGGAAGAGCCTCTTCAGTGAAGAATTAAACAAGCAATTTGAAGAAACGTTCCTGACGAAATTGAACGGGACTGGACTGCATTTTGATACAGAATAA
- the LOC131787303 gene encoding sulfotransferase 1B1-like codes for MTSLNAKNVAKPSQGVRVLLRLAVKQSQFGTTWVQEIVWQILNDGKISEERMESRHPFLEKNQLFDRPRDESDGQKVSVTSRPSPRLIRSHLPYHVIPMSKEESKRSKYIYVARNPRDVAVSYYHFVLSFGPSSYFNGTWEFFVKLFLEGKNSYGFWSDHVLPWWKHRDEPHVLFLKYEDLKKDLCGNVRMISEFLEKPLSDEMIRKITHQCTFAEMKKNSNSYVISAYATKPNLLRKGQIGDWKSLFSEDLNKQFEETFLTKLNGTGLHFDTE; via the exons atgacgtcatTGAATGCGAAGAATGTCGCGAAACCATCACAAGGTGTAAGAGTCTTACTTCgccttgccgtaaagcagagccaattcg gaaCAACCTGGGTGCAAGAAATTGTCTGGCAAATACTCAATGATGGAAAAATCAGCGAAGAAAGGATGGAAAGTCGCCATccctttttggaaaaaaatcagcttttcGATAGGCCTAGAGACGAGTCAGACGGGCAGAAGGTCTCCGTGACTTCTCGGCCCAGTCCCCGCTTAATTAGGTCACATCTTCCTTACCATGTGATTCCGATGAGTAAAGAGGAGAGCAAAAGAAGCAAGTATATTTACGTGGCAAGAAATCCAAGAGACGTTGCTGTTTCATATTATCACTTCGTCCTAAGCTTTGGCCCTAGCAGTTACTTTAATGGGACGTGGGAGTTCTTTGTAAAGTTGTTTCTTGAGGGCAAAA ATTCATATGGCTTTTGGTCTGATCACGTGCTGCCCTGGTGGAAACACAGAGATGAACCTCACGTCTTATTTCTCAAATATGAAGATTTAAAGAAG GATCTTTGCGGTAACGTTCGAATGATCAGCGAATTTCTCGAGAAGCCACTTTCAGATGAAATGATCCGCAAAATCACCCACCAGTGTACGTTTgcggaaatgaagaaaaactccAACTCTTATGTCATTTCGGCATATGCTACAAAACCAAACTTGCTTCGCAAGGGTCAGATTGGAGACTGGAAGAGCCTCTTCAGTGAAGATTTAAACAAGCAATTTGAAGAAACGTTCTTGACGAAATTGAACGGGACTGGACTGCATTTTGACACAGAATAA
- the LOC131787301 gene encoding sulfotransferase 1B1-like isoform X1, whose product MSEHFTVIQEKEGEFFAPRQALIHGVRLSFYVPNIDKDFERDLSRFETRSEDIYVVSFPKSGTTWVQEIVWQILNDGKISEERVESRYSFLETSQLFDRPGDESDEQKVSVTSRPSPRLIKSHLPYHVIPKSKEERKRSKYIYVARNPRDVAVSYYHFVLGFGPSSYFKGTWEFFVKLFLEGKNSYGFWSDHVLPWWKHRDEPYVLFLKYEDLKKDLCGNVRLISEFLEKPLSDEMIRKIAHQCTFAEMKKNSNSYVISAYATKPNFLRKGQIGDWKSLFSEELNKQFEETFLTKLNGTGLHFDTE is encoded by the exons ATGTCGGAACATTTCACAGTCATTCAAGAAAAGGAAGGAGAGTTCTTTGCACCACGACAAGCTTTGATTCATGGCGTACGATTATCATTTTATGTGCCCAACATTGATAAAGACTTTGAGAGGGACTTGAGTCGTTTTGAAACCCGATCAGAGGATATTTATGTGGttagttttccaaaatcag gaacAACCTGGGTGCAAGAAATTGTCTGGCAAATACTCAACGATGGAAAAATCAGCGAAGAAAGGGTGGAAAGTCGCTATTCCTTTTTGGAAACAAGTCAGCTCTTCGATAGGCCCGGAGACGAGTCAGACGAGCAGAAGGTCTCCGTGACTTCTCGGCCCAGTCCCCGCTTAATTAAGTCACATCTTCCTTATCATGTGATTCCAAAGAGTAaagaggagagaaaaagaagcaaGTATATTTACGTTGCAAGAAATCCAAGAGACGTTGCTGTTTCATATTATCACTTCGTCCTAGGCTTTGGCCCTAGCAGTTATTTTAAAGGGACATGGGAGTTCTTTGTAAAGTTGTTTCTTGAGGGCAAAA ATTCATATGGCTTTTGGTCTGATCACGTGTTGCCCTGGTGGAAACACAGAGATGAACCTTACGTCTTATTTCTCAAATATGAAGATTTAAAGAAG GATCTTTGTGGTAACGTTCGACTAATCAGCGAATTTCTCGAGAAGCCACTTTCAGATGAAATGATCCGCAAAATCGCCCACCAGTGTACGTTTgcggaaatgaagaaaaactccAACTCTTATGTCATTTCGGCATATGCTACAAAACCAAACTTCCTTCGCAAGGGTCAGATTGGAGACTGGAAGAGCCTCTTCAGTGAAGAATTAAACAAGCAATTTGAAGAAACGTTCCTGACGAAATTGAACGGGACTGGACTGCATTTTGATACAGAATAA
- the LOC131787325 gene encoding 26S proteasome non-ATPase regulatory subunit 6: MPVENLEEEGLPKNPNLELAAWRFTLTNPDGKSKVDVKKRLLEAVKENDMAPLYEELCTELKWDVDNSLLATMHSNNEEMVKKLDETLKDAEENLGETEIRDALYAKAEYLCKIGDKEKALSVFRLAYDKAVALGYKLDIIFYQIRIGLFYLDNDLITRSIDKAKMLIEEGGDWDRRNRLKVYQGIYFLSIRDFKSAASNFLDSISTFTSYELMDYKTFVTYTVLASMIALERVDLRTKVVNGAEILEVLHQLPVTSQFLLSFYNCHYADFFLALAKIEDFLKQDRLLAPHCRYYVREMRIQAYTQLLESYRSLTLQYMANAFGVSEEFIDRELSRFIAAGRLNCKIDKVGGVVETNRPDHKNWQYQATIKQGDLLLNRIQKLSRVINM, from the exons ATGCCGGTCGAAAATCTAGAAGAAGAGGGCTTGCCAAAGAATCCAAACCTTGAACTAGCAGCATGGCGCTTTACTTTAACGAATCCAGATGGAAAAAGCAAGGTAGACGTGAAGAAAAGGCTCTTGGAAGCCGTGAAAGAAAATG ATATGGCTCCATTGTATGAAGAGCTCTGTACAGAGCTTAAATGGGATGTAGACAACTCTCTGCTGGCAACGATGCATtcaaataatgaagaaatggtTAAGAAGCTTGATGAGACACTAAAAGATGCCGAGGAAAACTTGGGAGAAACAGAAATCAGAGATGCTTTATATGCCAAAGCAGAATATCTTTGTAAGATTGGAGATAAG GAAAAGGCTCTGAGTGTTTTTCGTCTGGCCTATGACAAAGCTGTAGCACTTGGATACAAACTGGACATAATTTTTTACCAGATACGCATTGGTTTGTTTTACTTGGATAATGATCTGATTACTAGGAGTATAGACAAGGCAAAGAT GTTAATAGAAGAGGGCGGAGATTGGGATCGACGGAACAGGCTTAAAGTGTACCAAGGAATTTATTTTCTATCCATCCGCGATTTCAAGTCTGCAGCCAGTAATTTCTTGGATAGCATTTCCACATTTACTTCCTATGAACTGATGGACTACAAAACATTTGTCACCTACACTGTTCTTGCTAGTATGATTGCACTAGAACGGGTTGATCTCAGAACAAAG GTGGTAAATGGTGCAGAAATCCTTGAAGTTCTCCATCAGCTTCCTGTCACCAGCCAGTTCCTTTTGTCCTTTTACAACTGCCACTATGCAGATTTCTTCCTTGCATTGG CAAAAATTGAGGACTTCTTGAAGCAAGACAGGTTGCTAGCACCACACTGCAGATACTATGTCAGAGAGATGCGAATTCAGGCCTACACACAGCTGCTGGAGTCTTATCGCAGTCTCACATTACAATACATGGCTAATGCCTTTGGAGTTAGTGAGGAGTTTATTGATAG ggAACTTTCACGATTCATCGCTGCAGGGAGATTGAACTGTAAAATTGACAAAGTCGGAGGAGTTGTGGAAACCAATAG GCCTGATCATAAGAATTGGCAGTATCAG GCCACCATAAAACAGGGGGATCTTCTCCTAAACAGAATCCAGAAACTCAGCCGCGTCATAAACATGTAA
- the LOC131787324 gene encoding transmembrane protein 243-like encodes MYNGLDKPLFGEARPRDRYFNYVVGAVTVILVCETLISSLALHFPPKAINVFLASIISMICISELILIYWYRQGDVDPKFRKLIYFNSFTTILLCICANVYYYNTTA; translated from the exons ATGTATAATGGATTGGATAAGCCGTTATTTGGCGAGGCAAGACCAAGG GATCGCTACTTTAATTATGTCGTCGGAGCAGTCACGGTCATATTAGTCTGT GAGACCTTGATAAGCTCTTTGGCATTGCACTTCCCACCCAAAGCAATCAATGTCTTCCTTGCTTCTATTATCTCAATGATATGCATATCAGAACTCATTCTG ATTTATTGGTACAGACAAGGAGATGTTGATCCAAAGTTTCGAAAGCTAATCTACTTCAACTCATTTACAACTATTTTGCTGTGTATATGTGCAAATGTGTACTACTACAATACTACTGCATAA